TATATAGCAGGTCATCAACAGATGTGCTAATTAATCTGAGGTCTAGTAAAACATTTCTTCCATGGCTAGGGATGTATGTAGTTCAGTAGTCAGGTATTTGTTTAGTCTTTCAagatcctgggttcagtccccagcagttgaggggggggggggagctccCATGTAAAATAGGCTCTGTCCCGGATACTCACAGCACACCAACATGGTGGACCCTGAGAGGAAGAAGCGGTTCCCCTTCTCCATGGTGAAGAGCTGGAACACGAAGACCACAAGGGAAAttacagagaagatgatggagagGATCATGAAGGCTTGCACTGCCTTGAGAGCATCTGAGAACACAGGGCAGGAAGAGCATTAGACAACCTGAGAGTCTGAACACGGTGGGCTAGGCATGGATGTCTGTGCTCATACCTTCATTGCCATACACCAGGGAGCCACCACAGTTGCCATTGGTACAGTTCTTCCAAAGCCCTACAGAGGATTTTACATCAGATGAAACCATCCAGACCTGAAACCAGAGGAGATGGGAGTTGATTAAGAATTGCTCTTCTGCTTTCAGAAGAACACAGCGTCATGTGTCAGGATCAAATCTTCACCAAGACACCCTATGCAACTGTAAATACAGCAATTTGATCCAAAGTCTGTAGCAATTAGATCCAAAGTCAAAAAGGTTCCGAGACAGAACTGTGGGCCAGAAAAGAAGTCACCTTTGGATTTCATTATTCATGATGTGCGTGCAcaagtgcgcgcgcgcgcacacacacacacacacacacacacacacacacacacacacatacacacacacagctgaagaAAGTTCACCATAGTGATTTAAAATTCTAACATCTAAGGAGCAAAGATTCTGGGTGAGGAAACAAACATTGAGTATGTACAGTACACTTTAAAAGACTCACATTTAAGTACCTAgctaataaggaaaaaaaaaaagggttaagTCAGGCCTGGTAGCAACTGAGTGTAATTCCAGTACCCTGGAAATAACACAGGAGGCTCAAGGCTTTGAGTCATCTGCTCagatagtaagtttgaggccaatgtaGGCTCCATGAAAATCTGTgtcaaaagataaaaacaaaattgactcAGCAATTGAGGACATCTACTCCTCTTGCAAAAacactggagtttggttcccagcccccacactaGGAGGTttacagccacctgtaattccagcatcagGGGCTCCAGTGTCTTCACTTGCACTCATACGTGCACACCCAcacttaaaatttatataaattttatataaattttatataaacttataaaatatatatatatattttaagaataaaaataaatctttaaagaacaaaaaaaaaaaacaagggaaaatgTCCAGCTGAAGACAATTAAGAAACAGGAGGGGTACTGGGCAAACAAGAATGAATCTTGATGGCACACGGGACACTTTAGTCTATCCAGAAGGATCAGATATGGACTGTCACAACGTACAAAGTCATTTCATATCAAAATAGTACATCAAGGGCTTCAAGGCAGGGGTATCTAAAACCTCAAGAGTGACCAAAATGTGCATCCCCAAGTTCTCCATCCCTTCTTgcctgaacaaaaagaaaaaaaacaaaaaacccacctccTCTCTGAAATAGAAAATAAGCATGGAGTCCTGTCTACATGCGCACATGCTGAAACCAGAAGTCCAAGCGTGCACAATCGCCTGCTGCTCAGCCCCACATGGGGGGCGGGGCTGGCACTGTGTGGATATGAAGCACGTGGGCATCTTATAATACAGTTTGAAGTTTACCACATCGCTGTCCTGCCAGGGTTAGGAGGCAAGATGGGCAGGGATTGTGTCCTCGCTCGTGGTACTTAAACTAGCCTTGTATTCACACCCACTGATGTTTGCAAAGCCCTTCTCTCTGGACTTGAAAACCTactcacacctttcatcccagcccttgggaagcagaggtaggtggatctcgagtttgaggcctgccaggtctacatagtaagtttcagggcATCCAGggtcacacaaagaaaccctgtctctgaaaacaaaacaaaacaaaacaaacagaaactactCACCCTTTAACCACAGCAAGGACTGTAGCCCATTCTAGAGGCATCATTTGTCTATCTAATGATTGGCTGCCTtgacttctgtttttgtttgtttgcctgtttgtttgttttgatttttttgtttgaaacagggtttctctatgtttctctcttggctgtcctgaaatgcACTACATGGACCAGACCGGCCTCGAACTTACTTAGATCTTGCCTCTCAAGGACTGGTATTAAAAgcttgggccaccacacccagcaaaatgtgggtgtcctcaaactcatgaacCCCTTGCCTCCGCTTCTTCCAAGCAAATCTTACTGTCACTTAGTCACTTTACTTACTAGTCCAAGAAGCTGGCTCATTTTGCCTTCGAGGACAATACAGGCAAAGTGGGAGCTGAAAATAACCACTAGAGGTCAGAGTAGTCCCGGGTTGGGAGAGTAAAGACCAGTGATCTCCGTATGATCATTTTGTTATTCAGTTCACCGGGAACCGAGTTAGTAAATCCTGCCAAATTCCATGTCACACACCGATTTCCACCCAAAACTTAAATTTGTCAACCTAATGACCAAAacagtgttctttttctctcacagtCATCTACCCGCTAATCACAGATTTCTGCAGGAATGAGGTTACCTTTGCCAGCTCTCCTCAGGATACACATTTTCCTCCACTTCCCTTGTTTCTCTAGGCGGAGCCCCACCACCTACTCGCCCTCCAAAGGCATTTCAATCTCCACCTTTGGTAGAGAGGATCCTTCTAGAAGCTGAAGGTCCTCCTTGTGCTTCCCACCTCCCAACCACCCTAGAATCACTCACAGACACTTGCTTTTTACACTTTGGGTATTTCTTTGTTTGATGTAGAAGTATGTGTTTGATCTCCTTCCCCCACAGCTAAGCTAGATGTTCTCTACACTGTGAGCtaacacgaacacacacacacacacccatttttCTTAACACTTTGCAGAACTATTCCAAAGATCCTTCCATGGATGGATGAACGAGCGGCTATGACTCACGTTGGAGATGGTGGAGACAAACAGCATGATCGCAGTGGCGATGTGGACCACGAAGATACCAGCAAGTAACACCAACATCTTGGCTTTTTGGTGACtcgggagctgagagttctgaaAACAGAAGACAAGGGAGACCGAAAGGTTACGTTCGTGCTAAGTAAAACAAAGCCCACCTTTTCACTTCGTGGGCTCTCCTGTTAACATGAGACAGGtgtgacaatttttaaaattcaaaattgcGTCAAAAATTCCTAAAAGGAGCCTTTCACCTAACCGGGTTGATAACCCTGACAGCCTCATCATCTACGTAGAGACGTGCACTTGTTTTGTTCCCACATGTTTATAGATTCACTTCTTTAATATATTATctatcccccccacacactttttaaaaaaaggagtaTTGTATTTTTATAACAGCTGCTAATGCTTTATTTGTGATTTAGAGGCCAAAAGTAGGGCTTTGAATTTTGAGAGGGATTCTTCATCTCTGGAGCTCTGCAGAAGCATCATACAATTCCAGTTTGCCTAAAGAGAGCACCCATGCTCCCAGCAAAATGCTCACCCAGCAGTTTGAAACAATGTGTTCTGCAGAACAAGCCGCAGTTACACAATGGCCATAGAGTAAATCGACTACTAATTTGGTCCCGGATGAGAGGTAAAATGGAAGAGATACTACTTCTGTTATTACCATGCTCTGTGGCATCCAATATTATGACAACCTAATGGtccaatcactttctgatttaGCACACCAGACTAATATTTGCAACACCTGAGCCTTTGGCCCTGCGTGCCTTTTGGCAGGGATGCTGTCTAGTGGGGTTTAGGGCAGTGTTAGATTTCCTATGGCTCAACGTGACGGCTCTGGGGCTTCGGAAGCATAAAGCCTGAGATAACACCAGATGTGCCCTTTCCTAGAGTGTATTGTTTGAGCAACCTCAGTCACTCAGGACCCAGCCCAGAAGACAAACAGATGCATAAATCACCGTTCGGAGGAACAGGAACTAATATAAATTAACAATGTGTGTGGGTAAACAAAAGTCCTCAGCCATAATTTCAGCAGAGACCACTAATCGTAAAAACTAGGACCTGAAGGAAGTGTGGGGGAGCACACGGAGGACCTGTGTCAGCTGCATGCCTGTGTCTTGTCCCTGACAGTTAGCGGCAGAGCCAGCCCAGGGAGACATCAAAAGGAAAGGACTGGAGGTTAGTCACCCTCTAGGCAGGGAGTGTGTGCGTGCCTGCGGGTGCCGCAGCCTAGGAGGGGAGGGCGGCTTGTAGCCTGCAATTGCTTTGCTTCCCCCTCTCACTCCACCTGATTTAATTGACGCTTTGAGTGTGCTTTAAGCCACTTTCATGCTGCACTGGGTATTTATTAGAACACCGATACTATCATTATCCTGACATTTCAGGTGTCTTTTATCTCCTCTCGCTTTCTCATTTGGGCTCTCAGAATCAAACGGGATCTACTGCACACCTGGGTTGTTGGCTCTTTGTGGCCACTGGCTTCCGCTCTAGGAAGACCTTTCCCTGCTGGCTACTTCCCTCTTgtttgggatgggggtggggtggggggctgaggaagagaaagaatgtttCTGATTTAACTCTGAATGACAAAGTTGATGGCACTTCCCTGCTGACTCTGGGGTGAGACTGGCCCTTTCTCCCGTCTAAATCCCCTCTCCTAATGTTCACTGTGGCTTTAAAGGAGCTCTTGCAAACCTCCACAACTTCCAAGCATGGAGGAAaggttttccattttgttttgtttggttttttgtttttcagctggAGGTTGTTAGAATCATTCCAAGTGCCTtgatctctgcctcagtttcctcatagaTGGGGGTGCGGGTAAGATGCGGATTATACCCAGAAGTGTGAGGATTCAACTGGATTATGGAAAGTGAAACACCTGAAACATCTGTCCCGTGGCGGGTACTAAAACAGGGTTGCAGGATTGCTGTTCTTGTTACTGCTTTTCTTTTATGAAGCACAACAGCTGTTGCCAATCCAATCCAATCCAGCTACTCAATCACAGGCAGAACCATGGCAAGCACAAGGAATAAGACGTGGCGGGCTATCTTACCAGGCAGCATATGGCTAGAATCATTTTGGTCCTCGGAAACTGTCACTTTTATCTAATCCTTGCCCCTGGAGTGGGGAAAACACTAAGAACACACCCTCCAGAGTCAGCAGAGAAAGCTAGCACTTCTGGGCCCATTCCTCTGACATACCCTCTGTCCCAGGCATGCCCCTCCAGAATGAAGCCGGCTCAAGGCAGGAAATTACGATAATTACATAATGGGTACTTGAGTTCAACCCTCCTCGACCCTTTAATGATCCTCTTGTTccttttgtttataatttacaaATAGCCTCCTTATAGTGAGAAGCAGTGGAGGAGCCAAGAACGGAATAGAATCCACCAAGTGTGGTCTCTTTAAAGAGTTGCCTGACAGGCGGGTGGAATTTGGGAGCCTTTCTGTCTCCTTGGATGCCCTGGGATCCCATCCAGAGTCCATCTTGTTTCATCCAGTGACCCCCCTCATCATGTCCTAGAAGCAGGTCCTCTCCCAGCCACTCCGGCTCCCTTCTTAGCTCGGCACAGGCCCTAGTTCTTGCCCCCTGTCTACTGTGGTCCTCTCCCAGCCCCTCCGGCTCCCTTCTTAGCTCGGCACAGGCCCTAGTTCTTGCCCCCTGTCTACTGTCAAGTAGAAGAGCAGGAGAggggaatcaaactgaaaaacaaCTCCTGCGACTGGGGTAGAGGGTGCAGTGTCTTTTCCCTAGGGCAAGGGAGCAAAGCAGCTCAGATCACTGAGTGTTCTTGATGAACGGGATACTGTTCTCCCTGCTGCTGTGTCCAGCTGCCGTGGAGGCTGTTCAGGTGGAGTTACTGCATAGTACACATAACTTCATCTTTTCACTCTCCCAAATTTGTCAGCTTTCACCAGGGATATCCATTGTCCGCTTTGAGgggcttcttttttttgtttggttggtttttgttttttgagacaagagtttctttgtgtagcccctgcctgtcctagaacttgctttgtggaccagactggcctggaactcacagaatttCTCAGGAGCAACTGCCTCCAGAGCattgagactaaaggtgtgtgccgccatgccTGGCGCTTCCATTATTTTAAACACCTGCCTTCCAAAATACTTAGAAATACAATGGAACCTTTTATGAAATTCCTGTCTTGGATCACCCATGGTTACCCAGCCTCTGTATTATAGAGCCTACCCCTTGTCCCCTCAATCAAGGACAGtaattctcaacatgtgggtcttgaccctttgggagtcaaacgaccctttcataggagttgcatatcagatatttacattacaattcataatggtagcaaaattccagttatgaaatagcagcacacgttattttatggttgggggtcaccacagcgtgaagaactgtattacagggtcacagcactgggaaggttgagcCACTGATCTAGGAAGGTAAAACTTCAAGGTCTTTATGGAAAACTACCAGTGGGGGCTGATGAGCAGGTGTCTGAGAACCTAGCAAACAGCAAAGTCCATGCTCTTGAGACTTCCACCCACCATGGTCTTTCGTAACTTGTCCATTGACTCATTCCTTGTTCAAAAAATAAGACCATTTCTGGACTCAGAATGTACCTTGCTAAGACAGCACTCGCCTAGCATGTTCAGAGGCCTGGAATTGGTTCTCGGCACCacccaccaccaaaaccaaaagccaacaaaCAGAGCTATTAGAAGCATTTAGACAATTTTGAAAGCAGAGACTGTTACAGCTTCTGTCTCACTGAAGCAATACTGGAATTCTCCCTCCCATTTCTCCAAAATGCTGTGGTTGGCATTCTCCTCTGGAGGACACATTCCTCATCCTCGATGGATGGACCAACCCCAGAAGCAAGAGAACACAGCACCACAGCTCTGAATGATCCATGGTGTGTCATCTGTTGCTGGGGACTCTCATACCAAGAATGTGACTCCTCGTGGTGTTTTTATGCTCCCCAGCATGGGCCACCACATCTGGTCAATTCACAATGTTTGAAAGGTGAATTGTGTGGTGGCTTATGTGGACGCCAAGAACACTTTTCTTACACCTTCCCTCCCATAGGTACAGCAGTCTCCCCATCTGCACCGTGTGATTGGCATGGGTGTGGTCAGGGCCGAGAGaaactgagaaacaaacaaaatacatgaaGGGCCTCACTAGAAAGAAGTAACTATCAGAAAACTAGGGATCAAAGACTTGGAGCCAAGTGTAGCTGGAAATCGCTAGGTAGTccaaactagcctcaaacttgtggcagtCCTCCTTCCTTTGTGTTGAGCTACCAATCTGAGTGTACAGAGCTCTACAGCTCACTTGAGACCGGCTGAGCCTCTTGCCAATGAAATGGTCTCCATGGATAGCAAGATGGTACGATGCTTCCTGAGACCATGTCTGCAGATCTGGCTGACTGAAACCAGTTTAGTTatttcttgggggtggggtgtctaAGAGTCTAAGACTGTGAGCCCGAAGCCTCACAGTCAGGTGTATTATCTTGTAGGGGGTCCTAGTACCCCTGATCCCTTTGTCAGAATCCTAGCCTGGATGCTGGCCTCAGCCCCTCCCATGACACTCTCTCTCAACTGCCCCTCTCCGTGCATTCTCTGTACTGGTATTGGGTTATCCGAGCATGTCCCTCCTCAACCTACAAACCTCCATACTTCCACAGCTGGGACAAGCACCAGTCCCCAAGAAATGAGACTCCAGACAGCAGCCCATGGAATCCTGGGAATTTGACTTCCAGAAGTGAGATGCTTTTATGTCCTTCCCCGTGTAATTGCCTATTAATTTTTCACACCCAAGCTCAAattctgcctcctccttctttccataggtctgaagctttttttttttttttaaatcccactCCTGTTAGTGTTATAGCCCTTATTCAGTCCTAATAAAGGCACTAATAGCAGCCTTCCTGATGACAGAACTCTTTATGGACATGTTTGGCTCCCCCACCCTGAGGAGCCTGAGTTCATAAGGGCAGAGTCTATGACAGGTACCGGATAAACCTcattaatgaacaaataaatgcactaagcagagaaatgttttcttcaaaatggaaaaatgacAGCAAAGCGACTGAAGGCCTTATAAGGGATACAGAtgtctcccttctttttttagtttttagtttatattttatgtgggtgttttgcctgaatgtatgtctgtgtaccataagCATGTGTGGTACCAGCggaggccagaaaatggcaccagatcccctggagttacaaacaattgtgagccaccagcttagtgggtgctgggaattgaacccaggtcccttaGAAAAGCACCCAGTGTGTAAGAAGGGACtgtgagagcccatcccacgtgaagggatcactcttggcctggacacatggaggagggtctaggcccagcccaggatgatgtggtagactttggggagcccctatcGAGGGccctaccaaaagagaaaaacaccCAGTGCTCttcatcacagagccatctctccagagagTCCCTCTTTCTTTTCATGAAACATATACTTTAGTCCTCTGTCATTTTTGGAAATTATTTGGCATATCACTACAAGTATGGGTTGGGCATCTTATTGTATACAAACTTCCTATTATTTATTTCCATCTAACTTTTGTAACTACATTTTGTAAGTACAGAACTTCCAGGCTAAGAGAGGCCTTTAAAATTGTTTCCAAAACCAACAAACTCATGTACAAACTCAACCTGAAGAACTATACAAATCACACTTAAACTTTTCCTGTCCTGGGGAACTACCTATCAAGACCCTATTAAAAAAGTCCTTCCAACAGTACATACAGCCCATGGAATTCAGTTATAACTCAACTGGCAAAAATGAGTGCTTGCCTAATCCAGgcgtagtggtacacaccttgaaTTCTAGCTTTTGGGAGCCAGaaacagatagatctctgtgagttcaaggccaacctggtctacatcgtgagttccaggatagtcagagctacatagtgagaccctgtctcaacaaacacacaaaaagagtgcttgcctggcattcaggaagcccttggttcaattcccagtgtccacatgtgcaaccccagcatttgggaaatagAGGTAGGAGGCTCAGCTACCCAAAGCAGCTACATTGTAGTTTCAAGGtaagcctgggctgcatgaaacacacacagagagagaaagagagagacagagacagagacagagagacagagaatgcaaGGCACAGCCCAGTCCTGAGATTATTCTGTTCCTAGAGGCTCCTTAGCCTTTCCATTGGCCAATGCTGTTCTAACAATGAAATTCCCATCTCCTGCTGGCTAAATGCAAAGGTGAAAGCTTTCTCACCATCTGATCAAAGACCTGGCACTTCCTGCAAGGCAGGAGGGAAGATTAAGCTGCTCTGACAGGGGTTGGGTCACGTGGCCTTCATGAGTCAGCCCTGACTGTGCACATCTTCCTCAATGTGACATCTGAAATGAAACTGAGGCTACCTGGTTTCCTAAGGACACTGCAGGGTAGCGTGGAAGTCTTTCTGCCCTCCTCCATGTCGAGACCATTCTTGCTGTGGTTTGGGTTCGGATGTGTTTGTATTCCCATTGAGGATCATTTTAGTTGGCAAAATAGATGTCCATGGgacataaaagcaaacaaaaaaggaagctcTGCCCTGGGGGAGCAGTGTGGAGGATGTGTctggaggagggagaggctgggattaaaggcgaacTGAGTGGATGGGACCTTGGATGAGCTTTCCTGGccattgttattgttgttttatgtcATGTGTACTTTTCCATCCTCAGCATTGTTTTTACATACAGATGGAAAGGGAGGCATGCATCACTGTGTGGGAAACAGGGTGCAGGGATCCTAAAGCAGGACCAAGGCTTCCTGCTTCTGGTATGGGACGTTCAGAGTGGAAAGAAAACACCGCAGGTTGCCCTTGGCTTTCTGTGTCTCACACTAGGGCTGGTGCTTCAAGTACTGATAGATTCTGTGGCCATCAGCAACTGAGCAGTGAAAGAAACAGGGAACTGTATGATTCAGGGAAATAGCTGCTTCTTCGTGGTCTGGGAGCAAAGGGGACTACCATCTACAAAGGCAACCCTTGATAAATAGTGCAGTCTCTTCGGGGTGAATATAGCCTTATGGACTGTCACACATAGTTAGGATATAGAGCCAAAGAGTACacttgaaggggaaaaaaagtcatGTTAGAaggaaggagtagagggaaggaaagacagagaaagagagaaagaaaggaagagaagggacagaaaggaaaaaagacatgGAAAAGAACAGAAGGGGAAAgcgggaaggaaaaagagagaaagcgggaagaaaaatatcagaaagcaaagaaagacagaggaagagagggagggatgggagggggagaaagagctCCAATTAGAAAGGGAGGCCAATTCCAACAAACATTCCATCTGACTAATGACCAGAGCTGAAAGATTTTGCCAAACCTGTCTGCTTGGTGGAATCTAGGGAGGCAGAGTCCCAAGTGATAAAGAACACAGACTCtaagttctatttttttaaggGTCACACATAGAGCTCATGGGGTTAGCATAAGTGCTGAAGGGTCTGTGCCTAACGCAGAGCAAACAATATGTTGTAAGTCATATTTATTCATTAGTGTAACATGAAAGGCTCAGGCCAGTGAGGTGGTCTTATGGCTTCTCTGAAGCCTGGGAGCCCGAACTATGCAAAGGCAAGCAGATGGCATGAACATTGTTTTTGCAGATGCATCCACAGAGATACTcatgctgcccccacccccaccccgtctcTCCCTTGTTTCCGCTTGTCTTCCATTATGTCCATGGAGTGGGTGGATCTGAACAACATCT
This is a stretch of genomic DNA from Cricetulus griseus strain 17A/GY chromosome 8, alternate assembly CriGri-PICRH-1.0, whole genome shotgun sequence. It encodes these proteins:
- the Emp1 gene encoding epithelial membrane protein 1, with amino-acid sequence MLVLLAGIFVVHIATAIMLFVSTISNVWMVSSDVKSSVGLWKNCTNGNCGGSLVYGNEDALKAVQAFMILSIIFSVISLVVFVFQLFTMEKGNRFFLSGSTMLVCWFCILVGVSIYTHHYAHRDVNITANDHQGYCFILTWICFCFSFIIGILYMVLRKK